The proteins below are encoded in one region of Rhizobacter sp.:
- the argH gene encoding argininosuccinate lyase produces the protein MSSNQLDKKSQAWSALFSEPMSELVKRYTASVDFDKRLWKADIEGSLAHAEMLAAQGVIGAQDLADIQRGMAQIKGEIEAGTFEWKLDLEDVHLNIEARLTTLVGDAGKRLHTGRSRNDQVATDVRLWLRSEIDSLAPLLADMQKSLVDVAEKNVDTILPGFTHMQVAQPVSFAHHLLAYVEMFKRDAERLADVRRRVNQLPLGAAALAGTSYPLDRERVAKTLGFDGVCQNSLDAVSDRDFALEFTAFASIAMVHVSRLAEEIVLWMSQNFSFIDLADRYCTGSSIMPQKRNPDVAELARGKSGRVVGHLMGLITLMKGQPLTYNKDNQEDKEPLFDTVDTLRDTLRIMAEMVGGITVKKEAMERAALRGYATATDLADYLVKKGLPFRDAHEVVAHAVKTAIAQGKDLSELPLATLQGFNATITDDVFGVLSLAGSLNARQVLGGTAPVQVRAQIARHRQRLG, from the coding sequence ATGTCTTCCAACCAACTCGACAAGAAATCCCAAGCCTGGTCTGCGCTCTTTTCCGAGCCGATGAGCGAGCTGGTCAAGCGCTATACCGCGAGCGTCGATTTCGACAAGCGCCTGTGGAAGGCCGACATCGAAGGCTCGCTGGCCCACGCCGAGATGCTGGCCGCGCAGGGCGTGATCGGCGCGCAGGACCTCGCCGACATCCAGCGTGGCATGGCGCAGATCAAGGGCGAGATCGAAGCCGGCACCTTCGAGTGGAAGCTCGACCTCGAAGACGTGCACCTCAACATCGAAGCCCGCCTCACCACGCTCGTGGGCGACGCCGGCAAGCGCCTGCACACCGGCCGCTCGCGCAACGACCAGGTGGCGACCGACGTGCGCCTGTGGCTGCGCAGCGAGATCGACTCGCTCGCCCCCTTGCTCGCCGACATGCAGAAGTCGCTGGTCGACGTGGCCGAGAAGAACGTCGACACCATCCTGCCCGGCTTCACGCACATGCAGGTGGCGCAGCCGGTGAGCTTCGCGCACCACCTGCTGGCCTATGTGGAGATGTTCAAGCGCGATGCCGAGCGGCTGGCCGATGTTCGGCGCCGCGTGAACCAGCTGCCGCTCGGTGCCGCGGCACTCGCCGGCACCAGCTACCCGCTCGATCGCGAGCGTGTGGCCAAGACCCTGGGCTTCGACGGCGTGTGCCAGAACAGCCTCGACGCCGTGAGCGACCGCGACTTCGCGCTCGAGTTCACCGCGTTCGCCTCGATCGCGATGGTGCACGTGTCGCGCCTCGCGGAAGAGATCGTGCTGTGGATGAGCCAGAACTTCAGCTTCATCGACCTGGCCGACCGCTACTGCACCGGCTCGTCGATCATGCCGCAGAAGCGCAACCCCGACGTGGCCGAGCTGGCGCGCGGCAAGAGCGGGCGCGTGGTGGGCCACCTGATGGGCCTCATCACGCTGATGAAGGGCCAGCCCCTCACCTACAACAAGGACAACCAGGAAGACAAGGAGCCCTTGTTTGACACCGTCGACACGCTGCGCGACACGCTGCGCATCATGGCCGAGATGGTGGGCGGCATCACGGTGAAGAAAGAGGCGATGGAGCGCGCCGCGCTGCGCGGCTACGCCACCGCCACCGACCTCGCCGACTACCTGGTGAAGAAGGGCCTGCCCTTCCGCGATGCGCACGAGGTGGTGGCCCACGCGGTGAAGACCGCCATCGCACAAGGCAAGGACCTCTCCGAGCTGCCGCTCGCCACGCTGCAGGGCTTCAACGCCACCATCACCGATGACGTGTTCGGCGTGCTGAGCCTCGCCGGCTCGCTCAACGCCCGCCAGGTGCTGGGCGGCACGGCACCCGTGCAGGTGCGCGCGCAGATTGCGCGGCACCGCCAGCGCCTCGGCTGA
- a CDS encoding histidine kinase, which produces MPEPQPPHAANAPSRPARAGAEGAGSPDPSSTSSSSLFGPTGFGPYEPGAKGRHGAVSAFDVCHVGVVLRALLFVHCTLAVAVSFGASDLASWLTLLAVAASMALPALLLWLVLACLLKQGLARLPAVGQWVVAVLLGAGSGAFGWGLQAAGGLGPGTTWLPPSLAGALLAAAMFYWLTLRARARLPADTTARLAELQSRIRPHFLFNTLNTAITLARLDPARTEGLLEDLAELFRVALSDSGASVTLAEEVSLAQRYLAIEQVRFGDRLQVSWELDEDAGTARVPPLLLQPLVENAVRHGVEPAPDGGVVRIRTRVKRAHAVVTIVNTLPREPSKPGNGIALRNVRERLRLMHDVAAQFETHIDKDFFRVQIVIPL; this is translated from the coding sequence ATGCCCGAGCCCCAGCCCCCACACGCCGCGAACGCGCCGAGCCGCCCGGCCCGGGCCGGGGCCGAGGGCGCCGGGTCGCCCGACCCGTCCAGCACCTCCAGCAGCAGCCTCTTCGGGCCCACCGGCTTCGGCCCCTACGAGCCCGGCGCGAAGGGCCGGCACGGGGCCGTCTCGGCCTTCGACGTGTGCCACGTGGGCGTGGTGCTGCGCGCGCTGCTCTTTGTGCATTGCACGCTCGCGGTGGCGGTGAGCTTCGGGGCGAGCGATCTGGCGTCATGGCTCACGCTGCTGGCCGTGGCGGCCAGCATGGCGCTGCCGGCGCTGCTGCTGTGGCTGGTGCTGGCCTGCCTGCTCAAGCAGGGGCTGGCGCGGCTGCCGGCGGTCGGGCAATGGGTGGTGGCGGTGCTGCTGGGGGCTGGCAGCGGCGCCTTCGGCTGGGGCTTGCAGGCCGCGGGCGGCCTCGGCCCGGGCACCACTTGGTTGCCGCCTTCGCTGGCCGGGGCGCTGCTCGCCGCCGCGATGTTCTATTGGCTCACGCTGCGCGCGCGGGCCCGCCTGCCGGCCGACACCACGGCCCGGCTGGCCGAGCTGCAGTCGCGCATCCGGCCGCACTTCCTCTTCAACACCCTCAACACCGCCATCACGCTGGCCCGGCTCGACCCTGCCCGCACCGAGGGCCTGCTCGAAGACCTGGCCGAGCTCTTTCGCGTGGCGCTGAGCGACAGCGGCGCCTCGGTCACGCTGGCCGAAGAGGTGTCGCTCGCGCAGCGCTACCTTGCGATCGAGCAGGTGCGTTTCGGCGATCGCCTGCAGGTGAGCTGGGAGCTCGACGAAGACGCCGGCACCGCCCGCGTGCCGCCGCTGCTGCTGCAGCCGCTGGTCGAGAACGCGGTGCGCCACGGCGTGGAGCCGGCGCCCGATGGCGGCGTGGTGCGCATCCGCACGCGGGTCAAGCGTGCGCATGCGGTGGTCACCATCGTCAACACGCTGCCTCGGGAGCCTTCGAAGCCAGGCAACGGCATTGCCCTGCGCAACGTGCGCGAGCGCCTGCGCCTCATGCACGACGTGGCGGCGCAGTTCGAGACGCACATCGACAAAGACTTCTTCCGCGTGCAGATCGTCATCCCGCTATGA
- a CDS encoding response regulator transcription factor, with the protein MNTELKVLVVDDEELARLRLRGLVQDCPAPKAQVVGEAANASQALVWLADRPCDLVLLDIHMPGLDGTQLAARIKQLPHPPAIVFVTAHAEHALQAFDLDAVDYLTKPVRRERLHAALQRVAQRMGQAGGAARAPAEAADEPVIVVSELGRKVRVPVSEVLYLKAELKYVTLRTATHTHVLDDALTDLEQRLGDRFLRIHRNALVARKALRALERRVLPAEGEDEAAEGWVVRVAPVDEWLVVSRRQVAAVKEAIAEGGL; encoded by the coding sequence ATGAACACTGAACTCAAGGTCCTGGTGGTCGACGACGAAGAGCTGGCGCGCCTGCGCCTGCGCGGGCTGGTGCAGGATTGCCCTGCGCCCAAGGCCCAGGTGGTGGGCGAAGCGGCCAACGCGAGCCAGGCGCTCGTGTGGCTGGCCGACCGCCCCTGCGACCTGGTGCTGCTCGACATCCACATGCCCGGCCTCGACGGCACGCAGCTCGCCGCGCGCATCAAGCAGCTGCCGCACCCGCCGGCCATCGTTTTCGTGACGGCGCATGCCGAGCATGCGTTGCAGGCCTTCGACCTCGATGCGGTCGACTACCTCACCAAGCCGGTGCGCCGCGAGCGATTGCACGCCGCCTTGCAGCGCGTCGCGCAGCGCATGGGCCAGGCAGGCGGTGCCGCGCGTGCGCCGGCCGAAGCGGCCGACGAGCCGGTGATCGTCGTGAGCGAGCTCGGGCGCAAGGTGCGGGTGCCGGTCTCGGAGGTGCTCTACCTCAAGGCCGAGCTGAAGTACGTGACGCTGCGCACCGCCACGCACACCCACGTGCTCGACGACGCGCTCACCGACCTCGAGCAGCGCCTGGGCGACCGTTTCCTGCGCATCCACCGCAACGCGCTGGTGGCGCGCAAGGCGCTGCGCGCGCTGGAACGGCGCGTGCTTCCGGCCGAGGGCGAAGACGAGGCGGCCGAAGGCTGGGTGGTGCGGGTGGCGCCGGTCGATGAATGGTTGGTGGTATCGCGTCGCCAGGTGGCGGCGGTCAAGGAAGCGATTGCAGAGGGGGGCTTGTGA